The proteins below are encoded in one region of Podarcis raffonei isolate rPodRaf1 chromosome 6, rPodRaf1.pri, whole genome shotgun sequence:
- the LOC128415928 gene encoding chymosin-like has translation MKCLAILFTFVALSECLVKIPLQREKTRRGMLREKNLLESFQKTHHDIDTEFITTFSKRGRFKKPLKNFQDLTYYGTIYIGTPPQPFKVLFDTGSSSLWVPSIYCKDKACKTHHRFDPRKSSTFQGTEQPFSIKYGKGSMEGIFGLDTVKISNLTISDMEFGLSTRESEYFTKSIYDGILGLGPGRRSSFIDNLMKKGLLEKDEFSVYLSGKTDGSMVIFGGIDQSYFTGRINWIPVKYQWRIAVDSILVNSKKIACRDGCQALLDTGTSLLLGPKSEINQIQQAVGKVRLTFADFLHTHSFNCRNLRKMPNVVFVINGIQYPLTPQAYTHKDNGHCKSGFSSGSKDYDHLILGDMFLREYYSIFDRGNNQVGLAKAV, from the exons ATGAAGTGCCTTGCAATTCTCTTCACCTTTGTTGCTCTCTCTGAATGTCTTGTTAA GATTCCATTGCAGAGAGAGAAGACGCGAAGAGGGATGCTCAGGGAGAAAAACTTGCTAGAAAGTTTTCAGAAAACCCATCATGACATTGATACAGAATTTATCACAACCTTTTCTAAACGTGGCCGATTTAAGAAACCACTTAAGAACTTCCAGGAT CTGACATACTATGGAACTATCTACATTGGAACCCCACCACAGCCATTCAAGGTTCTGTTTGACACTGGATCATCCTCTCTCTGGGTGCCATCTATCTATTGCAAGGATAAAGCATGCA AAACACACCATAGATTTGACCCACGTAAGTCTTCTACCTTCCAAGGAACAGAACAGCCATTCTCCATTAAGTATGGGAAAGGAAGCATGGAAGGGATCTTTGGACTTGATACAGTCAAG ATATCCAATCTTACTATTTCTGATATGGAATTTGGATTGAGCACCAGGGAGTCAGAATACTTTACCAAATCTATATATGATGGGATCCTCGGCTTAGGCCCTGGGCGGAGAAGTTCATTCATTGATAACCTGATGAAGAAAGGCTTGCTTGAGAAAGACGAATTTTCTGTTTATCTCAGCGG AAAAACAGATGGGAGCATGGTCATTTTTGGTGGAATTGATCAATCCTATTTTACTGGTCGTATTAACTGGATTCCTGTCAAATATCAATGGCGGATTGCCGTGGACAG CATTCTAGTGAATTCTAAGAAGATTGCCTGCAGAGATGGCTGTCAAGCACTTCTTGACACAGGGACGTCCTTATTGCTTGGTCCAAAATCTGAAATTAACCAAATCCAGCAAGCCGTTGGCAAGGTAAGATTGACTTTTGCTGATTTTCTTCATACT CATTCCTTCAACTGCAGAAACCTCCGCAAAATGCCAAATGTTGTTTTTGTAATCAACGGAATTCAATATCCTTTAACTCCACAAGCCTATACTCATAAG gATAACGGCCATTGCAAGAGTGGCTTTAGCTCTGGCAGCAAAGATTATGATCACTTGATACTAGGAGATATGTTCCTCAGAGAATACTACAGTATATTTGACAGGGGGAACAACCAAGTTGGACTGGCAAAGGCAgtgtaa
- the LOC128415926 gene encoding embryonic pepsinogen-like encodes MKYLAVLFTIVALSECLVKIPLQRGTKVRDTLKKKNLLENLLQKHRYDIGTKYNPSFSKAALVAEEPLLNSLDTEYYGTIYIGTPPQKFTVVFDTGSSNLWVPSVYCSSPACQKHQRFNPSQSSTFQSTRQTISIQYGTGSMQGYLGYDTVKVSGLAVSDQAFGLSSSEPGIIFVYSQFDGILGLGYPNIAVDRATPVFDNMVEQGLVQQNLFSVYLSRKTSGSMVIFGGVDHSYFTGPINWIPVTQQGYWQIAVDSILVNGQTVACSGGCQAIVDTGTSLVAGPAYEISKIQNAIGATAAQYGEYKINCGNLPNMPNVVFVINGIQYPLTPSAYTNQIMQAECTSGFQNTAGDLWILGDVFIREYYSIFDRENNRVGLAKAV; translated from the exons ATGAAGTACCTTGCAGTTCTCTTCACCATTGTTGCTCTCTCCGAATGTCTCGTTAA GATTCCCTTGCAGAGAGGGACAAAAGTAAGAGACACTCTCAAGAAGAAAAATCTGCTGGAAAATCTTCTTCAGAAACACCGTTATGACATTGGTACAAAATACAACCCATCTTTTTCTAAGGCTGCCCTGGTGGCTGAAGAACCACTTCTGAACTCCTTGGAT ACTGAATACTATGGAACAATCTACATTGGAACCCCACCACAGAAGTTCACTGTTGTGTTTGACACTGGATCATCCAATCTCTGGGTACCCTCTGtctattgcagtagtccagcatGCC aaAAGCACCAGAGGTTTAACCCATCTCAGTCTTCTACTTTTCAAAGCACTCGACAGACCATATCCATTCAGTATGGGACAGGAAGCATGCAAGGGTACTTGGGATATGATACAGTGAAG GTATCCGGTCTTGCCGTTTCAGATCAGGCATTTGGCTTGAGCAGCAGTGAGCCAGGCATCATATTTGTCTATTCTCAGTTTGATGGGATCCTGGGCTTAGGCTACCCAAACATTGCTGTTGATAGAGCAACTCCGGTCTTTGATAACATGGTGGAACAAGGCTTAGTTCAGCAAAACCTGTTTTCTGTTTATCTCAGCCG aaaaaCAAGTGGGAGCATGGTCATTTTTGGTGGAGTTGATCACTCTTACTTTACTGGTCCTATTAACTGGATTCCTGTCACTCAGCAAGGTTATTGGCAGATTGCAGTGGACAG CATTCTAGTGAATGGTCAGACAGTCGCCTGCAGTGGTGGCTGTCAAGCAATTGTTGACACGGGGACGTCCCTCGTGGCTGGTCCGGCATATGAAATTAGCAAAATCCAAAATGCCATTGGAGCTACCGCAGCACAGTATGGCGAG TATAAAATCAACTGTGGTAACCTCCCCAATATGCCTAATGTTGTTTTTGTAATCAACGGAATCCAGTATCCTCTCACCCCTTCAGCCTATACTAATCAG ATAATGCAAGCAGAATGCACTAGCGGTTTCCAAAACACAGCTGGGGACCTCTGGATCCTAGGAGATGTGTTCATCAGGGAATATTACAGTATTTTTGACCGGGAGAACAACCGAGTTGGACTGGCAAAGGCAGTCTAG